AATACAACCAATACTTTCATCTGTAATTTGGTTTGACTACAacctaaattataaataaatacatgtgtatATTTTGGTGATAGAGTTTAATTAGAAAACCTTAGCAATAAGATCTAGCAGGTCTGCATCGGTTACATCAGCCTTTGACAGCTGATCTTTATTGATCTCCCCGGTAGAGATGAAATTGTACATCCACTCCATGAAAAAGTTAGGTGGAGGGCCATCCTGTGTAATGCTCACAGCCATTATTTCACCAACTGTCCTAAAGTACATCATGAGCCGTTCATAAAGGGGCAAAATGGCATTAAATGAAAAACTCCAGTATAGACATACCTGAAATTGTCATTCTGAAATTCTGTAATCGAATActtcagatttttcccaaaatTCCCTCCCTCGAAGAATTTTGCTTCAATCCCGGCCAtcatttctgtgaaaaaaaattacactatCAGTATTAATAGACAAAGGAACTGAAGTTAGTTGCTTTAGAAAATTGTGACTATTTTATAAAAGTGCATAAATGTATGCAATGGCACTGCTGCATATAACGAAGACAAAACATACCGGTCAGGAATTCTTTCATAAGAGCACCACTGTCTGTCCCAAGCTCTCCAATGAAAGTAACTCTGAGGGGATTCTTTGGAGACGACTTCTTCTGCCGCTTCCATTGTGCCAAGCCTCGGTTGAACATGTCCTCCCTTGTGACACAGACACTGAAAATGGTTGTAGGGTCTATTGCCTCTTTAAGTTTGCTGACTAATTCTGTAAGgcttgagaaaaagaaaaaatacagaaGCATTATTTGGTTTTTGGTCCTGGAAAAAATGGCActataacttaaacttaaattcaCCTGTTTTGATTGTCTTCGTGTTGTTCTGTAATTTCCAAATCTATGTTTGGTCTATCTTGAACTCTGAAAGTAAGAATACAATTTAGCTGAATGCAAATTTCTACCGCACACACCAACACCTAATGGTAAAGATTGTATGTTAAAGCAATAATTTGATAAACACAAAAATAGTAACCTTTCCCCACAGGTACTGGCATGTACTTCAATGAAGTCTTCTGAATACAAGGCAGAACACACAGGACAAGGTACCTTACAAGTGCAGGGAAAtacataaaaccaaaataaaaaccaTCATTATCAAGTAAAAATGAACTACCTTTATGACAACAAATtaacctgaaaataaaatgtactttatacTCATTACATAACATTTCCTTCTATAAAACTACACTAAATAGTCCTGCATGCATTGGTCTTACCCTGATATCAATCACTGCTAAAGAAGAATCCAACTCATCCCTTAACTGTGGATGTAAACCAATGGAAAATATATGATTTCATGTGAGAAATCACTTcgaagtttttaatttaaaaatgactcCTTACATTCCCACTTAAACTATAAATTGAAGAAGTAGATGGCTCTTCTGTATCTGTAGGGTACTTTATATAAATTACAGTTGTCAGATATGGCTGCATTAATAAGggtaacacaaaataaatgtcttGTACCAATTAAATTAGTAGACTTAAAAGTTAATCTAAATTGTGTCTGATGTAAAatcatgttaaataaattaaggaGACTTATAGATTATTCAGAAGTTAAACTGCTATAGGCATGACACTGAACAACCTACATTGGCATGATCATCCTCAACGTTTGTGGAAATAGAAGGCACTTCTGTATCAATCTCTAGGCTCCTGTAACAAATTAAATGCCAATTTAAAATTGACAAttgtaaattcatattttatttactattactgaaatgaaaacatttaaaaattaaattgacttTACTGATTTCGGCATTTTCTCAAACTCTTTTGCGGAGTACGGTAAAGGAGAGATGTCTAGAGTATTCTGTAGAGGCATGATATACAGACAGCCCTTTCCTCCTGCAGTTTTGATGAGATAGGACCCGGTGTATCCTTCAGCTTCCGGCGCAACAATGTTCAGCTTTCGCTGACCTGATCCGCCTGAGTGAAAAAGATCAGAATCCACTATCAGCTATTTATATGGAAGAAAAAAAGGtttcagaaattaaataatattctaTTGCACTCTTAACAATGATAGCCAAGGTAAACTAAGATAAACTAATTTTGTGAGTACTTTTAAAGAGGTCATACTTTTAGCAGAGATGCCCCTCAAATTAACAATCCAGTCTAGTGATGTGTAAAGTTGAAGTcacaataaaattttaatatcaACCAAGTTATCTTACCAACAGCTTTATAGAGCATCCAGGCTCCCTCCAATGAGTCCATTTTTGTATACATCTCCAACAATAGCTTAGATATCTGGAGGTATTAAATTCaagctttattaaaacaaaactggTTAAATGAACAGTAATTTTAAAAAGGGCCCATTTATATGTAAAACTTGAAGTGCCAGACCTCAGAGTGGTCAGCATCCTCCGGGATGATAATAGTCCTCCGTCCTAATCCAGCCTGTAAAAGTAACAGCTCATCCGAGGCTTTTGGGGTCCTTTCAACACTTTTATTTAGGAGGAAAAACTGGATTGGCGTTGACCTGGCATGCCTTTTTTTAGGAGTAGGGATAAAGCCTTTTCGTCCCTTGAACAGACCAGGGAATGCTCTGAAAGGAAAAACTGATGGGTCAATGTTGTAATATTCACTTCAGTCAGTCTTGTAGCATAATACCAAAGGCCTCATCTAAACTGCCCATTTCAACACAGTTATACCTTAAAAAGGTTTAGGAAGTTATGCTTGAGACTTATACCCAAGGCTTGCTTTATGCTACTTGAGGATTAATACTGTAGGTATTTTAACAATGTCAAAAGTCTTAATGTTACACCTTTATATtatgtatgttattattattattggtctacCAGTATTTATTAGCACATAGTGAGAAAGAACGagaattttaaagtttaaattctCATAATGTGAACTATAACGTTTGATTATTTGACAGATCCAAACCTGGCCATACTCTGGTCCACTGAATTTCCTGATGCAACACTAATGGGCCGCTGTAGTCTCTTTGTAGTCTGCACCCTGTCACCAGGGTTTGCCTGACCCTGTATCATCCTGCCTGCTGTGACCTGCTCTCTCTGAACCTGCCCTTCAGCTGTTGAAACCATTCAAAACTGTATACAAAACTGAAGCCCTTTGTGTCTATACGTATCAAAAAGCAATATTATTATGGCCAATCATAATCATTACATTCCAATTTAAGAAAGGTCTGCAACGTTTAATTCAAAGAAATGCCGCACAAAAATGAATTTACCCATCTGTGATGGTGAGCTTGACTCACTAGTTAGGGCATTGCGTAAAAGGGACACAACGTGCCTGGCAGCATTCTGCAACTCGgcctaatttaaattaataaagaaagcaTCATTAGCCCCAACTTTAAGAACAAAGTAGCAAGAACACCACATGTATATATTCTAAAATAGTATTGAAATTATTACACTATTACACCGTTTATCTATTAAAAAAGTAATCTGTAGAAAAGTAAAGTCAACTGCACCATCTGCTGGACACTCTTGGGTATCCAGGTTAACAAGCATCCAGGCCACCGTAGTTATCATGCACTGATCACGCGACAGGGCAGCCAATCAAATCACTGTGTTATCGGATGACTGTTAAAATAGAACCTTTAAGCTTCGTTTGCATGGTCAGAAAGAGATGGTTTGTGTCGTTTTCTCCTGATTCCTGTCAAAGTCATGTGCGTTAATGACCAAAAACCACAAATACACACTCATGCCTATATCCATATGACCATGCACACGTTTGTATAGAGCAATGCCAACATACCAATGTAACCGGCAAACTTGATGGATATTAAAGTAACCAAACTGGAATTCCTGTCTCCGTGTCCTTACCGACACTCCATGGCGATGACCAAGAATTATACCTAAGAATCAGCACACCTTCCCTTCAAatttggtccttcgagccggagccGGGTCGTTACCATGGCAACTCCAGAGTCTGAAATATCTAAATCTGCTCCTGCTTCATCCCAGCGCCCACGCAGAACAATCCAGAGGCCTGCCTTCCTAGACGACTATGTGGTCAACTATACTGGGAACCCATCAGGACAGACTGTTAAACCGAAACAGAAGGTAATGGTGACTTCAACCCCCATCTCCTCTCACCACCTATTTGGAACAGCTGGGACATCAGAAGATTTCATGCTTCAGATAATGGAAATTACAAGGCAACAGAGCGAGACTGCTAGACGCCAAACAGAACTCTTGGAAAAAGTCCTGCTACACAGTACTCCTCAAACATCTGCTCACTCCTCACAAGCATCATCTCGGCATCAGACACCTAGAACCCAGATCCTGAAATC
The nucleotide sequence above comes from Carassius gibelio isolate Cgi1373 ecotype wild population from Czech Republic chromosome B3, carGib1.2-hapl.c, whole genome shotgun sequence. Encoded proteins:
- the LOC127953139 gene encoding uncharacterized protein LOC127953139 isoform X1, encoding MNLQLSILNWHLICYRSLEIDTEVPSISTNVEDDHANLRDELDSSLAVIDIRVPCPVCSALYSEDFIEVHASTCGERVQDRPNIDLEITEQHEDNQNSLTELVSKLKEAIDPTTIFSVCVTREDMFNRGLAQWKRQKKSSPKNPLRVTFIGELGTDSGALMKEFLTEMMAGIEAKFFEGGNFGKNLKYSITEFQNDNFRTVGEIMAVSITQDGPPPNFFMEWMYNFISTGEINKDQLSKADVTDADLLDLIAKIETADATALLDLSEGIVACGYTGPLTCERKEDILSAVALHSCVRILPMLQQMCKGLELYGLHKMVKQNQPLFQPLFVPGHFTKPDADFLMMALLPVLSEVGSVKRQRESRIVNYLQDFIQSLEEEEVSSGRESRGEDDNKKVDETEDRTKENAEQDQITVSSFMQWLTGQGHVPITSAQREKFGIHIEFDHDCQLQYGILGPVELSRCSRALNPSEHKGLSNSGTTTPEIFTGINQSRSGSSMS
- the LOC127953139 gene encoding uncharacterized protein LOC127953139 isoform X3; the encoded protein is MNLQLSILNWHLICYRSLEIDTEVPSISTNVEDDHANLRDELDSSLAVIDIRVPCPVCSALYSEDFIEVHASTCGERVQDRPNIDLEITEQHEDNQNSLTELVSKLKEAIDPTTIFSVCVTREDMFNRGLAQWKRQKKSSPKNPLRVTFIGELGTDSGALMKEFLTEMMAGIEAKFFEGGNFGKNLKYSITEFQNDNFRTVGEIMAVSITQDGPPPNFFMEWMYNFISTGEINKDQLSKADVTDADLLDLIAKIETADATALLDLSEGIVACGYTGPLTCERKEDILSAVALHSCVRILPMLQQMCKGLELYGLHKMVKQNQPLFQPLFVPGHFTKPDADFLMMALLPVLSEVGSVKRQRESRIVNYLQDFIQSLEEEEVSSGRESRGEDDNKKVDETEDRTKENAEQDQITVSSFMQWLTGQGHVPITSAQREKFGIHIEFDHDCQLQYVL
- the LOC127953139 gene encoding uncharacterized protein LOC127953139 isoform X2, encoding MNLQLSILNWHLICYRSLEIDTEVPSISTNVEDDHANLRDELDSSLAVIDIRVPCPVCSALYSEDFIEVHASTCGERVQDRPNIDLEITEQHEDNQNSLTELVSKLKEAIDPTTIFSVCVTREDMFNRGLAQWKRQKKSSPKNPLRVTFIGELGTDSGALMKEFLTEMMAGIEAKFFEGGNFGKNLKYSITEFQNDNFRTVGEIMAVSITQDGPPPNFFMEWMYNFISTGEINKDQLSKADVTDADLLDLIAKIETADATALLDLSEGIVACGYTGPLTCERKEDILSAVALHSCVRILPMLQQMCKGLELYGLHKMVKQNQPLFQPLFVPGHFTKPDADFLMMALLPVLSEVGSVKRQRESRIVNYLQDFIQSLEEEVSSGRESRGEDDNKKVDETEDRTKENAEQDQITVSSFMQWLTGQGHVPITSAQREKFGIHIEFDHDCQLQYGILGPVELSRCSRALNPSEHKGLSNSGTTTPEIFTGINQSRSGSSMS